One window of the Shewanella khirikhana genome contains the following:
- a CDS encoding DMT family transporter, translating to MKTSSLAYVYGMAAVLLWSTVATAFKLALAHYSPLQLLFIAVISSICALAAILGYQGKLSLLKRQFKTRPLFYLQTGLLNPFLYYLVLFKAYDLLPAQQALSLNYTWAILLPLLAVPLLGQKLRKTDLLAALVAYGGVFVIATGGSLGGFSIEKPTGMLMALTSTVLWCLYWIVNTRDKGDPVVSLLLSFMVGLPFVTLAMLATQGWPSFNPQGLAAAVYVGLFEMGVTFVLWLMALKTAERTASISTLVFLSPVMSIGFIALILGEAIKASTFVGLALILFALALQQLLPRLKNTAKAPLSS from the coding sequence CGGTTGCCACGGCCTTTAAGTTGGCACTGGCGCACTATTCGCCTCTGCAGCTGCTGTTTATTGCTGTCATCAGCTCCATCTGTGCCCTTGCTGCCATTTTGGGATATCAGGGCAAACTGTCATTACTCAAGCGCCAGTTCAAAACGCGGCCGCTGTTTTATCTGCAAACCGGGCTGCTCAATCCTTTCCTCTATTATTTGGTGCTGTTTAAAGCCTACGACCTGCTGCCCGCCCAGCAAGCCCTGTCGCTCAATTACACCTGGGCAATTTTATTGCCGCTGCTGGCGGTGCCGCTGCTTGGGCAAAAACTGCGAAAAACCGACTTACTGGCGGCGCTTGTGGCCTACGGCGGCGTGTTTGTAATTGCCACCGGTGGCAGCCTGGGTGGCTTTTCGATTGAGAAGCCCACCGGCATGCTGATGGCGCTCACCAGCACTGTGCTCTGGTGTCTGTACTGGATAGTGAATACCCGCGATAAGGGCGACCCTGTGGTGAGCCTGTTGCTCAGCTTTATGGTGGGTCTGCCTTTCGTGACCCTGGCAATGCTGGCCACGCAGGGATGGCCAAGCTTTAATCCTCAGGGATTGGCGGCCGCTGTCTATGTGGGTCTGTTTGAAATGGGCGTCACCTTCGTGCTGTGGCTGATGGCGCTGAAAACCGCCGAACGCACCGCCAGCATCAGCACCCTGGTATTCCTTTCGCCAGTGATGTCGATTGGCTTTATCGCGCTGATCCTGGGCGAAGCCATTAAAGCCTCAACCTTTGTTGGGCTGGCGCTGATTCTGTTCGCGCTGGCACTGCAGCAATTGCTGCCACGGCTTAAAAATACCGCCAAGGCGCCGTTAAGCAGCTGA
- a CDS encoding glutamate-5-semialdehyde dehydrogenase yields the protein MSEQQAYLEQLGQAAKTSGFALANLGIQAKNQLLAAIAAELHADSSTILAANRRDVASAREAGLNDAMIDRLLLDEARLNAIIADIDNVISLADPVGEEFDNRVLDNGIRLSRRRVPLGVIGVIYEARPNVTVEIAVLALKTGNAVILRGGKETRESNLALAAAIRRGLNQQGLPQDCVQLIDNPDRALVTGLLKLDKHVDMIVPRGGQGLQRLCAEQATIPVILGGIGICHLYLDKDADTGRAADVIINAKVQRPTVCNALDTLLIHQDKLDWLPQLAKALQQQGVKLVACEQSREVLTGAGLASEAATEESFGIEWLSLTLGVRVVPDIDTAINHIRRYSSGHSEAILTDNLAAATHFMNEVDSSAVYVNASTRFTDGGQFGLGAEVAVSTQKLHARGPMGLEALTTYKWLAIGDYTCR from the coding sequence ATGAGCGAGCAACAAGCGTATTTGGAACAACTGGGGCAAGCGGCAAAGACCTCGGGTTTTGCGTTGGCAAATCTGGGTATTCAAGCTAAAAATCAGCTGCTTGCGGCTATTGCCGCTGAGCTTCACGCCGACAGCAGCACAATTTTGGCGGCAAATCGCCGTGATGTGGCATCCGCCCGCGAAGCCGGGCTCAACGATGCCATGATAGACAGGCTGCTGCTGGATGAGGCGCGGCTTAATGCCATTATCGCCGATATCGACAATGTAATATCCCTTGCCGATCCTGTGGGTGAAGAGTTTGATAACCGCGTGCTGGATAACGGTATTCGCCTCAGTCGCCGCCGGGTGCCCCTTGGGGTTATTGGGGTGATCTACGAGGCGCGCCCCAATGTTACCGTGGAGATTGCGGTGCTGGCGCTGAAAACCGGTAATGCGGTCATTTTGCGTGGCGGCAAGGAAACCCGTGAATCGAACCTGGCACTGGCGGCCGCTATTCGCCGGGGGCTGAATCAGCAAGGACTGCCGCAAGATTGCGTGCAACTGATTGATAATCCAGACCGTGCTTTGGTGACCGGGCTTTTGAAGCTCGATAAACATGTCGACATGATAGTGCCCCGAGGCGGCCAGGGACTGCAGCGGCTGTGCGCCGAGCAGGCGACCATTCCGGTTATTCTGGGTGGGATTGGTATTTGTCATTTGTATCTGGATAAGGATGCCGACACCGGCCGCGCAGCGGATGTGATTATCAATGCCAAGGTGCAGCGTCCGACCGTGTGTAATGCGCTGGATACCCTGCTTATCCATCAGGATAAACTCGACTGGTTGCCGCAGCTTGCCAAGGCTTTGCAGCAGCAAGGTGTGAAGCTGGTGGCCTGTGAGCAAAGCCGGGAGGTACTGACAGGCGCTGGCTTGGCCTCTGAAGCGGCAACCGAGGAGAGTTTTGGCATCGAGTGGTTGTCGCTCACCCTGGGGGTGCGGGTCGTGCCTGATATAGACACAGCCATCAACCATATCCGCCGCTATTCATCCGGGCACTCAGAGGCGATTCTTACCGACAATCTCGCCGCAGCGACCCACTTTATGAATGAGGTGGATTCGTCGGCGGTGTATGTCAATGCCTCGACCCGCTTTACCGATGGCGGTCAGTTCGGCCTTGGCGCCGAAGTAGCGGTCAGCACCCAGAAGCTGCATGCCAGAGGGCCAATGGGACTGGAAGCGCTGACCACCTACAAGTGGCTCGCCATCGGCGACTACACCTGCCGCTGA
- the proB gene encoding glutamate 5-kinase, with amino-acid sequence MNSNEQGYRRVVVKLGTSVLTSGSKSLDKAHMVELARQMAALMKSGVEVVLVTSGAIAAGREHLGYPVLPDTMANKQLLAAVGQSQLILAWSQLFSIYGLHVGQLLLTRADLHDRERYLNARDTLNALLAQGIIPIINENDAVATTEIKVGDNDNLSARAALLCDADLLMLLTDQKGLFDADPRKEPNARLIPEVQHIDDSLRLLAGGSVSGLGTGGMATKLEAADIARRAGIEVIIASGHHSEVIQKAASREAVGTRFLAIESPLESRKQWILAGPKAKGRLYLDAGAVAAVTSRGRSLLAKGIVSVEGEFERGDTLELLSPEGRVVARGIARYQARALSAIAGKHSDDIEPLLGYDYGDAAVHRNDMVVLAGGER; translated from the coding sequence ATGAACTCGAATGAGCAAGGCTACCGGCGGGTAGTGGTAAAACTGGGAACCAGTGTGCTCACCTCCGGCAGCAAATCGCTGGATAAGGCGCATATGGTGGAGCTGGCCAGACAGATGGCAGCACTGATGAAGTCAGGTGTGGAAGTGGTGTTGGTGACCTCGGGTGCCATTGCTGCTGGCCGTGAACATCTGGGTTACCCGGTTCTGCCCGACACCATGGCCAACAAACAGCTGTTGGCTGCTGTCGGGCAAAGCCAGCTCATTCTCGCCTGGTCACAATTGTTCAGCATTTACGGCCTGCATGTGGGCCAACTGTTGCTGACCCGGGCGGATCTGCACGACCGCGAGCGTTATCTCAATGCCCGCGATACCCTCAATGCGCTGCTGGCGCAGGGGATTATTCCCATCATTAATGAAAATGATGCGGTGGCGACCACCGAAATCAAAGTGGGCGACAACGACAACCTGTCGGCCAGGGCGGCGCTCCTGTGCGATGCCGACCTTCTGATGTTGCTCACCGACCAAAAAGGCCTCTTTGATGCCGACCCCCGCAAGGAGCCCAACGCCAGGCTCATTCCGGAAGTGCAGCACATTGACGACAGCCTGCGTTTGCTGGCCGGGGGCTCTGTGTCCGGTCTTGGTACCGGCGGTATGGCCACCAAGCTTGAAGCGGCAGATATCGCCCGCCGCGCAGGTATCGAGGTGATTATCGCCTCAGGTCATCATTCGGAAGTGATCCAAAAGGCCGCCAGCCGTGAGGCGGTTGGCACCCGTTTTCTTGCTATCGAAAGCCCGCTTGAGAGCCGCAAACAGTGGATTTTAGCCGGTCCCAAAGCCAAGGGGCGGCTGTATCTGGACGCCGGCGCCGTGGCTGCCGTGACGAGCCGTGGCCGAAGTCTACTGGCCAAGGGCATTGTCTCGGTGGAAGGTGAGTTTGAGCGCGGCGATACCCTGGAGCTGCTAAGCCCCGAGGGCAGGGTGGTTGCCAGGGGCATAGCCCGCTATCAGGCCAGGGCGCTTAGCGCCATCGCAGGTAAACACTCCGATGATATTGAGCCGCTGCTTGGCTATGACTATGGCGATGCCGCTGTGCATCGCAACGATATGGTGGTATTGGCGGGAGGTGAGCGCTGA
- a CDS encoding NCS2 family permease has translation MLEKIFKLKENQTTLKQEVVAGLTTFLTMAYIIFVNPMMLADAGMDHGAVFVATCLAAAIGCLIMGLMANYPIALAPGMGLNAFFTYTVVGEMGYSWETALGAVFMSGVCFLILSLVRIREWIVNSIPMSLRLGIAAGIGLFLALIGLKSAGIVVASPATLVTMGDIKAFPAVMAVLGFFLIIAMVNRGMKSAVILSILAITGLGLLFGDIQYNGLVAAPPSIAPTFMKMDLSAVLEVSMLSVVFAFLFVDLFDTSGTLVAVAQRGGFLDDKGRLPRLNRALTADSVATIAGAALGTSTTTSYIESTAGVSAGGRTGLTAVVVGLLFLAALFISPLAGMVPAYATAGTLFYVAILMMSGLVHVEWEDITEAAPVVVVCLLMPLTFSIASGIAFGFISYAAIKALSGRFRDLNVGVVVLALLFLAKFAFA, from the coding sequence ATGTTAGAAAAAATCTTTAAACTCAAAGAGAATCAAACGACTCTGAAGCAGGAAGTGGTTGCGGGGTTAACGACCTTCCTGACGATGGCGTACATTATTTTCGTCAATCCCATGATGCTGGCCGATGCTGGTATGGATCACGGCGCCGTGTTTGTGGCGACCTGTCTTGCGGCCGCAATCGGCTGCTTGATCATGGGCCTGATGGCCAACTATCCCATCGCGCTGGCACCCGGCATGGGCCTGAACGCCTTCTTCACCTACACGGTGGTGGGTGAGATGGGTTACAGCTGGGAAACCGCGCTGGGCGCCGTGTTTATGTCCGGTGTCTGCTTCCTGATCCTGTCGCTGGTACGTATTCGCGAGTGGATTGTGAACTCCATTCCCATGTCGCTGCGTCTTGGTATTGCTGCCGGTATTGGCTTGTTCCTCGCCCTGATTGGCCTGAAAAGTGCCGGTATTGTGGTGGCGAGCCCGGCAACTCTGGTGACCATGGGCGACATCAAAGCCTTCCCGGCGGTGATGGCGGTACTGGGCTTCTTCCTGATCATTGCCATGGTCAACCGCGGCATGAAGTCGGCGGTTATCTTAAGCATTCTCGCCATTACCGGCCTGGGTCTGCTGTTTGGTGATATCCAATACAATGGTTTGGTTGCCGCGCCGCCATCAATTGCGCCCACCTTTATGAAGATGGACCTCTCGGCCGTGCTCGAAGTGAGCATGCTGTCGGTGGTGTTTGCCTTCCTGTTTGTGGATCTGTTTGACACCTCGGGCACCTTGGTGGCCGTGGCCCAACGTGGTGGTTTCCTTGATGACAAGGGCCGCCTGCCACGCCTGAACCGCGCCCTGACTGCCGACAGCGTGGCCACCATTGCCGGTGCTGCGCTGGGTACGTCAACGACCACCAGTTACATTGAGAGTACCGCTGGCGTGAGCGCCGGTGGTCGCACCGGTCTGACCGCCGTGGTGGTGGGACTGCTGTTTTTGGCCGCGCTGTTTATATCGCCACTTGCGGGTATGGTGCCGGCTTATGCCACCGCAGGTACCCTGTTCTACGTGGCCATTCTGATGATGTCTGGCCTGGTACATGTTGAGTGGGAAGATATCACCGAAGCTGCCCCAGTGGTGGTGGTGTGTCTGTTGATGCCGCTGACCTTCTCGATTGCCTCGGGTATCGCCTTTGGCTTTATCTCTTATGCTGCCATCAAGGCGCTCAGTGGTCGCTTCCGTGACCTCAATGTGGGCGTGGTGGTGCTGGCGCTGCTGTTCCTGGCGAAGTTTGCCTTCGCCTAA
- a CDS encoding M17 family metallopeptidase: MFQAQFVVEQDENGIFAGEGFDALMVLSPSLDAVSLDEVRLLAGHAASIDKRVGKTTTLLLAPGLAGGRLIYAPIGSSYGDYDDVRSVTQAARSAIAMARDAGATRPLLAVFGRDDKVEAMLAAALGCGQELWTSLEAREQGAAPCSIETIGLYGADESLATLASALETGRNLARDLCGTEPERMSAPAFADYCVKAFAGTDIHTRVIEGRDELERDYPLLSAVGRASFAVGRHQPRVVKLEYVGEGEVERTFLFAGKGVVYDTGGADLKIGGAMAGMSRDKGGAAAVAGLMKTLSLLKPKGIRVIAELGLVRNSIGSEAFVTDEIIPSHAGVRVRIGNTDAEGRLVLADILSHLRQKALGAVNPEIFSVATLTGHVVRAYGGYPAAVANSVAHSGGVAGQIAMLGDNIGEPFEVSRLRREDFDKIKDVSGASDILSSNNAPSSVTARGHQFPAAFLIRASGLEAHGLGSDKPLPYVHLDIAGSATEGDPVYGKPTASPLAVMCHYLTR; encoded by the coding sequence ATGTTTCAGGCACAATTTGTTGTTGAACAGGATGAAAATGGCATCTTCGCCGGTGAGGGCTTCGATGCCCTCATGGTGCTGAGCCCCTCATTGGATGCAGTTTCCCTCGATGAAGTACGTCTGCTGGCAGGCCACGCCGCCAGTATCGACAAGCGGGTGGGAAAGACCACCACCTTACTGCTGGCACCGGGCCTCGCCGGTGGCCGCTTGATTTACGCCCCCATAGGCAGCAGCTATGGCGATTATGACGACGTGCGCTCAGTGACCCAGGCTGCCCGCAGCGCCATTGCCATGGCAAGAGACGCAGGCGCCACTCGGCCGCTGCTGGCGGTGTTTGGCCGTGACGATAAAGTTGAAGCCATGCTGGCCGCCGCCCTTGGCTGTGGTCAGGAATTATGGACCAGCCTTGAAGCCAGGGAGCAGGGCGCTGCCCCTTGCAGTATTGAAACCATTGGCCTTTATGGCGCCGATGAATCGCTCGCCACCCTGGCCAGCGCCCTCGAGACAGGTCGCAATCTCGCCCGAGATCTGTGCGGCACCGAGCCTGAGCGTATGTCGGCACCCGCCTTTGCCGATTACTGCGTTAAAGCCTTTGCTGGCACTGATATCCACACCCGGGTGATTGAAGGCCGTGATGAGCTGGAGCGCGACTATCCGCTTTTGAGCGCTGTGGGCCGCGCCTCTTTTGCGGTGGGGCGTCATCAGCCTAGAGTCGTGAAACTCGAATATGTGGGTGAGGGCGAGGTTGAGCGCACTTTCCTCTTTGCCGGTAAAGGCGTGGTGTACGACACCGGCGGCGCCGATCTGAAAATTGGCGGGGCCATGGCAGGCATGAGCCGTGACAAGGGCGGCGCTGCTGCCGTTGCAGGCCTGATGAAAACCCTGTCGCTACTCAAACCCAAAGGTATTCGGGTGATTGCCGAACTTGGACTGGTGCGTAACAGCATTGGCTCAGAGGCTTTTGTCACCGATGAAATCATTCCAAGCCACGCCGGTGTGCGGGTGCGGATTGGCAACACGGATGCCGAAGGGCGTCTGGTGCTGGCCGATATCTTAAGCCACCTGCGGCAAAAGGCGCTCGGCGCCGTTAACCCAGAGATCTTCTCGGTAGCAACACTGACCGGCCATGTGGTGCGCGCCTACGGCGGTTATCCGGCGGCGGTGGCCAACTCTGTGGCTCACAGCGGCGGTGTGGCAGGGCAGATTGCCATGTTGGGTGACAACATAGGGGAGCCATTCGAAGTCTCCAGGCTGCGCCGGGAAGACTTTGACAAGATTAAAGATGTGTCTGGCGCGTCGGACATTTTGTCATCCAATAATGCGCCTTCTTCTGTGACCGCCCGAGGCCATCAGTTCCCGGCAGCATTTCTTATCCGCGCCTCGGGCCTTGAGGCCCATGGGCTTGGCAGCGATAAACCCCTGCCTTACGTGCATCTGGACATTGCCGGCAGTGCCACAGAAGGGGATCCTGTGTACGGTAAACCAACAGCGTCGCCTTTGGCGGTAATGTGTCATTATCTTACAAGGTAA